The following are encoded in a window of Ensifer adhaerens genomic DNA:
- a CDS encoding winged helix-turn-helix domain-containing tetratricopeptide repeat protein → MQFKFADYLLDPERRELTLSGQVVAVGPQVFDLLVHLIENRERVVGKDDLLLAVWGGRIVSESTITSHINAVRKAIGDNGEDQHLVRTIPRKGFRFVGDVNLVDVGNEAPARGLSVADHNNGEARVPAPALPLPEKPSITVLPFQNLSGDPEQEYFTDGVVEDIITALSRIRWLFVIARNSSFTYKDRTVEAAEVGRELGVRYVLEGSVRKSGNKVRITGQLVDATTGAHLWAERFEGTFDDIFELQDGIAESVVGAIAPQLERIEIERAKRKPTESLDAYDYYLRGMAKLHSGTREALEAALPLFYKSIALDDEFAAAYGGAAWCFFWRKLNGWMVDRTAEIAEGTRLARLAVELGRDDAVALTRGGHALGHLADDLDAGIALIDRARLLNPNFALAWFLGGVLRVFRGETESAIKDLTHAVRLSPLDPEMFRMQTGTAIAHFFSGNYDDAVVWAEKALANLPSLLAAVALAAASHALAGRPDEARRYMERLRQLDPALCISNLRDWLPIHRPDDFKRFAEGLRLAGLPE, encoded by the coding sequence GTGCAATTCAAGTTCGCAGATTATCTGCTCGATCCGGAACGCCGGGAATTGACGCTCAGCGGGCAGGTTGTCGCCGTCGGTCCGCAGGTCTTCGACCTGTTGGTGCATCTCATCGAAAATCGAGAAAGAGTCGTCGGCAAGGATGATCTGCTGCTCGCCGTCTGGGGCGGTCGGATCGTGTCGGAATCGACGATCACCAGCCACATAAACGCAGTTCGCAAGGCGATCGGCGACAACGGCGAAGACCAGCATCTGGTGCGCACCATCCCCCGCAAAGGCTTCCGCTTCGTCGGCGATGTCAACCTTGTCGACGTTGGAAACGAGGCCCCTGCGCGAGGTTTGAGCGTCGCCGATCACAATAATGGAGAGGCACGCGTGCCGGCGCCGGCGCTCCCCTTGCCCGAAAAACCCTCGATAACCGTCTTGCCTTTTCAGAACCTCAGCGGCGATCCGGAGCAGGAGTATTTTACGGACGGGGTGGTGGAGGACATCATCACCGCACTCTCGCGCATTCGGTGGCTGTTCGTCATCGCACGCAATTCGAGCTTCACCTACAAGGACCGGACCGTGGAGGCGGCCGAGGTCGGTCGCGAACTTGGCGTGCGTTACGTACTGGAAGGGAGCGTGCGCAAATCGGGAAACAAGGTCCGCATCACCGGCCAGCTCGTCGACGCGACGACCGGAGCGCATCTCTGGGCCGAGCGCTTCGAAGGCACGTTCGACGACATCTTCGAGCTGCAGGATGGGATAGCCGAAAGCGTCGTCGGCGCGATCGCGCCGCAACTCGAACGGATCGAGATCGAACGCGCCAAGCGCAAGCCGACCGAAAGCCTCGACGCCTACGACTACTATCTTCGCGGCATGGCAAAACTGCACAGCGGCACCCGAGAGGCGCTCGAGGCGGCACTACCTCTCTTTTACAAGTCGATTGCGCTCGACGATGAATTCGCCGCAGCCTATGGCGGCGCCGCCTGGTGCTTCTTCTGGCGCAAGCTCAACGGCTGGATGGTCGACCGCACGGCAGAGATCGCGGAAGGCACACGACTGGCGCGGCTCGCGGTCGAGCTTGGCCGGGACGACGCCGTGGCGCTCACGAGAGGCGGGCATGCGCTCGGCCATCTCGCCGACGATCTCGACGCCGGCATCGCTTTGATCGACAGGGCCCGGCTGCTCAATCCGAATTTCGCACTCGCGTGGTTTTTGGGCGGTGTGCTGCGCGTCTTTCGGGGAGAGACGGAGAGCGCGATCAAGGATCTGACCCATGCCGTTCGCCTGAGCCCACTCGATCCGGAGATGTTCCGAATGCAGACGGGAACGGCGATCGCCCATTTCTTTTCCGGAAATTACGACGATGCGGTGGTCTGGGCCGAGAAGGCACTTGCGAACCTGCCGAGCCTGCTGGCCGCGGTCGCACTTGCCGCAGCCAGCCATGCGCTTGCCGGTCGTCCCGACGAGGCAAGGCGGTACATGGAGCGCCTGCGGCAGCTTGATCCGGCCTTGTGCATATCCAATCTCCGCGATTGGCTGCCGATCCATCGACCAGACGATTTCAAGCGGTTTGCCGAGGGATTGCGGCTTGCAGGCTTGCCGGAGTGA
- a CDS encoding mechanosensitive ion channel family protein, whose protein sequence is MDQKMQFFRALVCVLGIAGIVVWHLQGRARPTARLIVQIAFFASMTAALAHSDLNPFRYDRTDLDGAQTLLVAAKTLWWVHLSWAVIGFVRLYLVLDGRPREARLIQDLVVAVVYLGVLLSILAFVFGVPIGGLLATSGVIAIILGLALQSTLGDVFSGIALTLGRPYVLGDWICLSDGTEGRVVSSNWRSTHLLTAAHNLVVLPNSVLAKVGLTNISQPDENHQIIVSVRVAPTRMPHMIVDVMQAVLESCNAIVKQPAPIVGLVGIDASAITVELQFRVTSPAQRGPARNEVIDLVYRHCRANGVQLALPAGSLLIKNPGRSDPQHAVAPAQDLIDAIPIFSNLSQEERDTLAAAATPRSFAAGAEIVREGRSLESLMMIKNGVVAMKSGGVEIARLAPGDFFGEDGLLAGMKEKHDLHAVTRLTVYEVDQAAFAPLLSKRPEIAEDLAIHLAQREAIGASSELPANQRERRKLDLLHAIRSIFRSQRESAKS, encoded by the coding sequence ATGGACCAGAAAATGCAATTTTTCCGCGCCCTCGTTTGTGTTCTGGGCATTGCCGGAATTGTCGTCTGGCATCTGCAGGGCAGGGCGCGCCCCACGGCGCGGCTGATCGTGCAGATCGCCTTCTTCGCGTCGATGACGGCGGCGCTCGCCCACAGCGACCTCAATCCGTTTCGCTACGACCGGACCGATCTCGACGGTGCGCAGACACTGCTCGTGGCGGCAAAGACCCTCTGGTGGGTTCATCTGTCCTGGGCGGTGATCGGGTTCGTCCGGCTTTATCTTGTCCTCGATGGCCGACCGCGAGAAGCACGATTGATCCAGGATCTGGTCGTTGCCGTCGTCTACCTCGGCGTGCTGCTGTCGATCCTGGCATTCGTCTTCGGCGTGCCGATCGGGGGCTTGCTGGCGACTTCGGGCGTCATTGCGATCATTCTCGGTCTCGCATTGCAGAGCACGTTGGGTGATGTGTTCTCGGGCATAGCCCTGACCCTCGGGCGACCTTATGTCCTTGGTGACTGGATCTGCCTCAGTGACGGAACGGAAGGGCGGGTGGTCTCAAGCAACTGGCGTTCGACGCATCTACTGACCGCAGCGCACAATCTCGTGGTCCTGCCGAACAGTGTTCTGGCAAAGGTGGGGCTGACCAACATCAGCCAGCCGGACGAGAACCATCAGATCATTGTCTCGGTTCGCGTGGCTCCGACGCGCATGCCGCACATGATCGTCGACGTCATGCAAGCTGTTCTCGAAAGTTGCAATGCGATCGTGAAGCAGCCCGCTCCCATTGTCGGACTGGTGGGGATTGATGCCAGCGCGATCACCGTCGAACTCCAGTTTAGGGTCACCAGTCCGGCGCAGCGCGGCCCGGCGCGCAACGAAGTCATCGACCTCGTCTATCGGCATTGCAGGGCGAACGGCGTGCAACTTGCTTTGCCTGCCGGGAGCCTGCTCATAAAGAACCCTGGCAGGTCCGACCCGCAGCACGCCGTCGCACCGGCGCAGGACCTGATCGACGCGATCCCGATTTTCTCCAATCTCAGCCAGGAAGAACGCGATACGCTTGCGGCCGCGGCGACGCCGCGCAGCTTTGCCGCCGGCGCGGAGATTGTCAGAGAAGGGAGGTCGCTCGAAAGCCTGATGATGATCAAAAACGGCGTAGTGGCGATGAAGAGCGGCGGGGTGGAAATCGCGCGCCTGGCCCCCGGCGATTTTTTCGGCGAAGACGGCCTGCTGGCCGGAATGAAGGAGAAGCACGACCTCCATGCCGTCACCCGCCTTACCGTCTATGAAGTCGATCAGGCAGCGTTCGCGCCGCTTTTGTCGAAGCGTCCGGAAATTGCGGAGGATCTGGCAATTCACCTGGCGCAACGCGAGGCGATCGGAGCAAGTTCGGAATTGCCTGCAAACCAGCGCGAGCGACGCAAGCTGGACCTGCTTCATGCCATCCGATCCATTTTTCGAAGCCAGCGTGAAAGCGCGAAGAGCTGA
- a CDS encoding MBL fold metallo-hydrolase: MSNAQTSSRKIILQERPAPDELVPSRYAVRVGDIDVLIISDGILTPPAESMATNADPEVRGAWLDERFLSKVAFDWALNAVVVRSGDQTILIDSGLGEEYPDFPRAGQFVHRLEAAGVDLAAVTDVVLTHMHFDHVGGLLVEGVKERMRPDLRVHVCAAETKFWQAPDFSLTAMPPALADLARKASLEFLNAYRSHLRTFDQQAQVAPGVVVTRTGGHTPGHSVVRISSGDERLMFGGDALFPVSFDHPEWHNGFEHDPDEATRVRLRLMKELAETGSWLVSTHMPFPSVGRVATAGDLYRWVPAWWDY, translated from the coding sequence ATGTCGAATGCTCAAACGAGTTCCCGAAAGATTATCCTGCAGGAAAGACCCGCACCGGATGAGCTGGTTCCTTCACGCTATGCGGTACGGGTTGGGGACATCGACGTCTTGATCATTAGCGATGGCATCTTGACCCCGCCGGCCGAGTCGATGGCCACCAATGCCGACCCCGAGGTGCGAGGCGCCTGGCTGGACGAGAGGTTTCTTTCAAAGGTTGCCTTCGATTGGGCGCTGAACGCCGTTGTCGTACGCAGCGGCGACCAGACGATCCTCATCGACAGCGGTCTGGGCGAGGAGTATCCCGATTTCCCGCGGGCCGGACAGTTTGTCCATCGATTGGAGGCCGCCGGCGTTGATCTCGCGGCCGTGACCGACGTGGTGCTGACGCACATGCACTTTGATCATGTCGGCGGGCTCCTCGTCGAAGGCGTCAAGGAACGGATGCGCCCGGATCTTCGCGTCCATGTGTGCGCCGCCGAGACCAAGTTCTGGCAGGCGCCCGACTTCTCGCTTACCGCCATGCCACCGGCGCTCGCGGATCTCGCGCGCAAAGCGTCCCTTGAGTTTCTGAATGCGTATCGCAGCCATCTGCGGACTTTTGACCAGCAGGCGCAAGTGGCGCCGGGAGTGGTGGTCACCCGTACCGGTGGTCACACCCCCGGGCACAGCGTGGTGCGCATTTCGTCCGGCGACGAGCGGCTGATGTTCGGCGGCGACGCCCTGTTCCCCGTCTCCTTCGACCACCCCGAGTGGCACAACGGCTTCGAACACGATCCCGACGAAGCGACCCGCGTTCGACTGCGGCTCATGAAAGAACTTGCAGAGACCGGTTCCTGGCTGGTTTCCACACACATGCCGTTCCCATCGGTCGGCCGTGTAGCGACCGCCGGCGACCTTTACCGCTGGGTTCCGGCCTGGTGGGACTACTGA
- a CDS encoding cupin domain-containing protein, with protein MRRLAIGLLFATLITGPVAASDEPYNAKVTVVFDHALPNVPGKSMRGVLVEYGPGGHNPSHTHPKSAFIYATVIEGSIKSQINDGAVKVYKTGENWIEVPGDHHRVSANASDREPAKILAVFVLDTTETEMVLPAK; from the coding sequence ATGCGAAGATTAGCGATTGGCTTGCTGTTTGCGACGCTGATCACCGGACCGGTAGCGGCCTCCGACGAGCCCTACAATGCCAAGGTCACAGTGGTGTTCGACCACGCGCTTCCGAATGTGCCGGGCAAGAGCATGCGCGGCGTTCTGGTCGAATACGGCCCCGGCGGGCACAACCCGTCCCACACCCACCCCAAGAGCGCTTTTATCTATGCGACGGTGATCGAAGGCAGCATCAAGAGCCAGATCAACGACGGTGCAGTGAAAGTCTACAAGACCGGCGAGAACTGGATCGAAGTCCCGGGTGATCACCACCGCGTGAGCGCGAACGCAAGCGACAGGGAGCCGGCAAAGATCTTGGCCGTTTTCGTACTCGATACCACCGAAACTGAGATGGTGTTGCCCGCAAAGTGA
- a CDS encoding MBL fold metallo-hydrolase has translation MSPLEARSLTNTTLEPAPPGRSAPEELVPSRYAVRVGDIEVLVVSDGVLPLPTTMLGHNADAADRAAWLDGMFLPTDAFDWSLNVVVVRSGAQTILIDAGLGLDPDLNLPRAGQLIRRLTAAGIDLGSVTDVVLTHMHMDHIGGLLVDGVKEQLRPDLRIHVAAAEIKFWEAPDFSHAVMPQGFPDALRATAKRFANEYRNHLRPFKDECEVAPGVVAERTGGHTPGHCVVRVASGGDRLMFAGDALFAVAFDHPDWYNGFEHDPEEAARVRVRLMKELAETGSSLVATHLPFPSVGHVAIDGDRFRWVPVFWDY, from the coding sequence ATGTCGCCGCTAGAAGCAAGATCTCTTACGAACACGACCTTGGAGCCTGCCCCGCCCGGCAGATCGGCTCCGGAAGAGCTGGTCCCATCGCGCTATGCCGTGCGGGTCGGTGACATTGAGGTGCTGGTGGTCAGTGATGGCGTGCTGCCATTGCCAACCACGATGTTGGGACATAATGCAGACGCCGCCGATCGGGCAGCCTGGCTCGACGGCATGTTCCTGCCAACCGATGCCTTCGACTGGTCGCTGAACGTGGTCGTGGTGCGAAGCGGCGCACAGACCATTCTCATCGACGCCGGGCTTGGCCTGGATCCGGACCTGAACCTGCCGCGAGCAGGCCAATTGATCAGGCGGCTGACGGCTGCAGGCATCGATCTTGGGTCCGTGACCGATGTGGTTCTCACGCACATGCACATGGACCATATCGGCGGATTGCTCGTTGATGGCGTGAAGGAGCAATTGCGTCCGGACTTGCGGATCCATGTCGCCGCCGCCGAGATCAAATTCTGGGAGGCGCCTGATTTCTCCCATGCGGTCATGCCGCAGGGCTTCCCGGATGCGTTGAGGGCAACTGCCAAGCGCTTTGCGAACGAGTACCGCAATCATCTTCGACCGTTTAAGGACGAGTGCGAGGTCGCGCCGGGCGTGGTTGCTGAGCGCACCGGCGGCCATACGCCCGGGCACTGCGTGGTCCGCGTGGCCTCGGGAGGCGACAGGCTGATGTTTGCCGGCGACGCCCTGTTCGCGGTCGCCTTCGACCACCCCGACTGGTACAACGGCTTTGAACACGACCCCGAGGAGGCGGCTCGCGTTCGGGTGCGTCTCATGAAGGAACTGGCCGAGACAGGATCGTCGCTGGTGGCCACGCACCTGCCTTTCCCGTCCGTTGGGCATGTGGCGATCGATGGCGATCGCTTCCGGTGGGTTCCGGTGTTCTGGGACTACTGA
- a CDS encoding adenylate/guanylate cyclase domain-containing protein gives MAEKVFVELCGRLVRCGVALSRATLHLRVHHPQWLGTRMTWVRGQSTANIQTIAYDVEATVAFLRSPFQLAIVSGLRVRQNLQIVGPHHFAVYEELKHAGHTDYAAWPLDHTQGRRHLLTFATDRHGGFCAEELELFDALLPWLSLVTEIRVKSQLARTLLDTYVGSHASAEVLRGATRRGTGATINAAILVCDLRDFTHLSDRLPRDELIEILNGFFDAVGEPIEQHGGEILKFIGDGLLAVFPMDRPQACMHLIAAVQEGYQAASRLWPQDDRIRFGMGVHLGKVNYGNIGSRHRLDFTVIGSAVNRAFKLEALTKRLRRPVLLSGEFVDAAACHEQTEHLGRHVLEGIATAVEVHALRL, from the coding sequence TTGGCAGAGAAGGTTTTTGTCGAGCTCTGCGGTCGGCTCGTGCGCTGCGGCGTCGCGCTGAGCAGAGCAACGCTTCATCTGCGCGTGCACCATCCGCAATGGCTGGGTACGCGCATGACCTGGGTGCGCGGACAATCGACCGCCAACATCCAGACCATCGCTTATGACGTCGAGGCAACCGTCGCCTTCCTTCGCAGCCCCTTTCAACTGGCGATCGTCAGCGGGCTGCGGGTTCGGCAGAATTTGCAGATCGTCGGTCCACATCATTTTGCGGTCTACGAAGAACTGAAGCACGCCGGCCACACGGACTACGCCGCGTGGCCTCTCGATCATACGCAGGGCCGCCGCCACCTCCTCACCTTTGCGACGGACCGGCATGGTGGCTTTTGCGCAGAGGAACTGGAACTGTTCGACGCGCTTTTGCCCTGGCTGTCCCTCGTCACCGAAATCCGCGTCAAGAGCCAGCTGGCTCGCACGTTACTGGACACCTATGTCGGTTCACATGCCTCTGCAGAAGTGTTGCGTGGCGCAACCAGACGAGGGACGGGCGCCACGATCAATGCAGCAATTCTCGTCTGTGATCTGAGGGACTTCACCCATCTCTCCGACCGATTGCCGCGTGACGAGCTGATCGAAATCTTGAACGGCTTCTTCGACGCTGTCGGAGAGCCGATCGAACAGCATGGCGGAGAAATCCTGAAGTTCATCGGAGACGGTCTGCTTGCCGTTTTTCCCATGGACCGGCCGCAGGCCTGCATGCACCTCATCGCGGCGGTCCAGGAGGGGTATCAGGCGGCATCCCGGCTTTGGCCGCAGGACGACCGAATACGCTTCGGCATGGGCGTCCACCTCGGCAAGGTCAATTATGGCAACATCGGTTCAAGACACCGTCTCGACTTCACCGTGATCGGGTCAGCCGTCAACAGGGCCTTCAAGCTCGAGGCGCTGACCAAACGCCTGCGCCGTCCCGTCCTTCTTTCGGGAGAATTCGTGGACGCGGCAGCCTGCCACGAGCAGACCGAACACCTCGGGCGACACGTGCTCGAGGGCATAGCAACTGCCGTTGAGGTCCATGCCCTGCGACTTTAA
- a CDS encoding MFS transporter, which yields MTTHLPATVNREASASGMLLVAGIVLAALTEAIASTVLSLGRGDIIGDIYATPDEFAWLDVGYTAFKLIGFMVAASMLNRIRPLSLIIGSTLIMGIASGMACATTSLNLLIALRVIQGLAGGVLLVAGQTTIFFAFRSALQPILQALFAMGAVVAPATLAPAFQGWLLDSQSWTWIFYCNVVLSLGAAGLLLMVDDPAPATTRHRPLDWVGLSLVSVALFCFSYVFSQGSRWDWFEEPRILWLSVAGMASLFLFLGQQVLRKGTGLLDFTLFRSDDFAFAFIVSFVAGAALFGSALLIPSFAVSVLAFTPTDAGLLLLPSGALFVGALILAAFLMQVRRLPPFATVPFGILLIMLAMWMLSGSTSESGAADMMAAILFRGLGLGFLFLSITLIAFTNLDKRNLASGIGLFNTGRQLGGLVGVAGLQTLIDHNVAANVAVLGASVNAGGQAVIERLAATTAMLAARGMEAVPASRAAMALLGRTVAGQSIVIAFDTAFNAVALLFVIAAPMLVAIKVGLARRAKARQTFADR from the coding sequence ATGACCACGCACCTGCCCGCCACGGTAAATCGCGAGGCGTCTGCATCAGGCATGTTGCTTGTCGCCGGCATCGTGCTCGCGGCGTTGACAGAGGCGATTGCCAGCACCGTTCTTTCGCTCGGCCGCGGCGACATCATCGGCGACATCTATGCCACGCCCGACGAATTCGCCTGGCTCGACGTCGGCTACACCGCCTTCAAGCTCATCGGCTTCATGGTCGCCGCTTCGATGCTGAACCGCATCCGGCCGCTCAGTCTCATCATCGGATCGACGCTCATCATGGGGATCGCATCCGGAATGGCGTGCGCGACGACGTCGCTCAATCTCCTGATTGCGCTGCGGGTCATTCAGGGGCTTGCCGGCGGCGTCCTTCTCGTTGCGGGGCAGACCACCATCTTCTTTGCCTTTCGGAGCGCCCTTCAGCCAATCCTTCAGGCGCTTTTTGCCATGGGCGCGGTGGTCGCACCCGCTACGCTCGCCCCCGCGTTTCAGGGGTGGCTGCTCGACAGCCAGTCCTGGACCTGGATCTTCTACTGCAATGTTGTTCTGTCTCTCGGCGCCGCCGGACTTCTCTTGATGGTCGATGATCCGGCGCCCGCCACGACGAGGCACCGTCCCCTTGACTGGGTTGGGCTGTCACTGGTTTCGGTCGCGCTTTTCTGCTTCAGCTATGTCTTCAGCCAGGGAAGCCGCTGGGACTGGTTCGAAGAGCCGCGCATCCTTTGGCTCTCGGTTGCAGGGATGGCTTCGCTGTTCCTGTTTCTCGGGCAGCAGGTGCTGCGCAAGGGCACCGGTCTCCTCGACTTTACCCTGTTCAGATCCGACGACTTCGCCTTCGCCTTCATCGTCAGTTTCGTCGCCGGCGCGGCACTTTTTGGCAGCGCGTTGCTGATCCCGTCCTTCGCCGTATCCGTTCTGGCCTTCACGCCGACCGATGCCGGCCTGCTGCTCCTGCCAAGCGGCGCTCTCTTCGTCGGGGCCCTCATCCTGGCTGCCTTCCTCATGCAGGTCCGTCGGCTTCCTCCATTCGCAACCGTTCCCTTCGGTATCCTGCTGATCATGCTGGCCATGTGGATGCTGTCCGGTTCGACGAGTGAAAGCGGTGCCGCCGACATGATGGCCGCGATCCTCTTTCGCGGCCTTGGCCTCGGTTTCCTGTTCCTGTCGATCACGCTGATTGCCTTTACCAATCTCGACAAACGAAACCTCGCCTCCGGGATCGGGCTGTTCAACACCGGTCGCCAGCTCGGCGGCCTTGTTGGCGTTGCCGGGCTTCAGACGCTTATCGACCACAACGTCGCTGCAAATGTCGCGGTCCTGGGCGCGAGCGTCAATGCGGGAGGTCAGGCCGTCATCGAACGACTGGCCGCAACGACCGCCATGCTGGCGGCGCGAGGCATGGAAGCCGTTCCCGCCAGCCGGGCCGCGATGGCGCTTCTCGGCCGGACCGTTGCCGGGCAGTCCATCGTGATCGCCTTCGACACGGCTTTTAATGCCGTGGCGCTGCTCTTCGTCATCGCTGCGCCCATGCTCGTGGCCATCAAGGTCGGATTGGCCCGGCGCGCCAAAGCACGCCAGACATTCGCCGACCGTTGA
- a CDS encoding GNAT family N-acetyltransferase — MPHSVLDNPENCRFELSIDADAIAAAYYRMEADVLVLIHTEVPFEFSRAGFATKRANGVFAILRERQQKVAPRCVFMANYAVHHPEYSDLIC, encoded by the coding sequence TTGCCGCATAGCGTACTCGATAATCCCGAAAATTGCCGCTTCGAACTCTCCATCGACGCGGATGCGATTGCAGCCGCCTACTATCGCATGGAGGCAGACGTGCTGGTGCTGATCCACACGGAGGTGCCGTTCGAATTCTCCAGAGCAGGATTTGCCACGAAGCGGGCGAACGGCGTCTTTGCCATCTTGCGCGAGCGGCAACAGAAGGTCGCGCCCCGATGCGTGTTCATGGCCAACTATGCCGTTCATCATCCGGAATACAGTGACCTGATCTGCTGA
- a CDS encoding HlyD family secretion protein — MDTIEDRIATATGSASSGAAEKRSSKRKKIGMLLCLSAAVAIAGGWAWARPGDQVSTDNAYVRGDVTSLAPKIAGYVVAVEVQDNQSVRAGDVLFRIDDRDYRARFAQAAANVEAAKARLVNVDAETELQHALIRQAEAQKLSAVAEMNLAAKAYERRRELIRSNTISQAHVDESDAARSKTQAGVSAASATIEAQKQRIAVLAAQREAAVAAVAQAEAARDLSQIDLESTVVRAPVGGVIGNRQVRVGRFVVPGTSLLDIVPVDDVWVVANFKETQLEHIQPGQRVRIRIDGYPGQVLEGTVNSFAPGSGSAFSLLPSDNATGNFVRVVQRVPVKIRFARSPLTGRLVPGLSARVDVDLGRGS; from the coding sequence ATGGACACGATCGAGGACAGGATTGCCACCGCCACGGGAAGCGCCTCGAGCGGCGCCGCCGAAAAGCGATCCAGCAAACGAAAGAAGATTGGCATGCTCCTATGCCTTAGCGCTGCGGTGGCCATCGCCGGCGGCTGGGCGTGGGCCCGTCCAGGCGACCAAGTGTCGACGGACAACGCTTATGTTCGTGGGGACGTGACGTCATTGGCGCCGAAGATCGCCGGCTATGTCGTAGCCGTCGAGGTTCAGGACAATCAGAGTGTTCGGGCGGGCGATGTGCTTTTCCGGATCGATGACAGGGACTATCGGGCTCGTTTCGCGCAGGCTGCAGCCAATGTCGAAGCTGCCAAGGCCCGGCTCGTCAATGTCGATGCCGAGACAGAGCTTCAGCACGCCCTTATTCGCCAGGCCGAAGCCCAGAAGCTGTCGGCCGTCGCAGAGATGAATCTCGCCGCCAAGGCATATGAACGCCGGCGCGAACTGATCCGCAGCAATACCATCAGTCAGGCGCATGTCGACGAAAGTGATGCGGCGCGGTCGAAAACGCAGGCAGGCGTATCTGCGGCCTCAGCAACGATCGAAGCGCAGAAGCAACGCATTGCCGTCCTTGCGGCACAGCGTGAGGCCGCCGTCGCAGCCGTGGCCCAGGCCGAAGCTGCGCGCGACCTTTCCCAGATCGACCTTGAAAGCACGGTCGTGCGTGCCCCGGTTGGTGGGGTCATCGGCAACCGTCAGGTTCGTGTCGGCCGTTTCGTCGTCCCCGGCACTTCCCTGCTCGACATCGTTCCGGTCGACGACGTGTGGGTTGTCGCCAATTTCAAGGAAACGCAACTCGAGCACATCCAGCCGGGTCAGCGCGTGCGGATCAGGATCGACGGGTATCCGGGGCAAGTCCTTGAAGGCACGGTTAACAGCTTTGCGCCCGGGAGCGGTTCAGCCTTCAGCCTGCTGCCGTCGGACAATGCAACCGGCAACTTCGTTCGCGTCGTCCAGCGGGTGCCGGTCAAGATCCGATTTGCCCGCAGCCCCTTGACTGGACGTCTCGTGCCCGGACTGTCCGCAAGGGTCGACGTGGATCTCGGGAGAGGGTCATGA
- a CDS encoding SDR family oxidoreductase — protein sequence MKIVVIGGTGLIGSKLVKSLRERGHDVLAAAPNTGVNTITREGLAAAMDRADVVVDVANAPAWDDKVVLEFFETSGRNLLAAEAAAGVRHHVALSIVGSERLPDNGYFRAKVAQEDLIKASGIPYTILRATQFFEFVGGIAQSATVDGEVRLSPALFQPIASDDVAAALADIALAAPVNGTIEVAGPEAMPLDEVVRQFLRATKDGRKVVPDVHARYFGALLDDRSLTPGNNPRLGAIRFEDWVGTQAGV from the coding sequence ATGAAGATCGTCGTCATCGGAGGCACCGGCCTTATCGGATCGAAACTTGTAAAGAGCCTGCGCGAGCGCGGACACGACGTGCTCGCGGCCGCACCAAATACTGGCGTCAACACGATCACGCGTGAAGGTCTGGCTGCGGCGATGGATCGGGCGGATGTCGTCGTCGATGTCGCCAACGCTCCGGCTTGGGACGACAAGGTTGTTCTCGAATTCTTCGAGACGTCGGGGCGCAACCTTTTGGCCGCAGAGGCCGCGGCCGGCGTTCGTCACCACGTCGCGCTGTCGATCGTCGGCAGCGAACGGTTGCCTGACAACGGCTATTTTCGGGCGAAGGTCGCGCAGGAAGACCTCATCAAGGCATCCGGTATTCCTTACACCATCCTGCGGGCCACACAGTTTTTCGAATTCGTCGGCGGTATTGCGCAGTCGGCGACCGTCGACGGCGAGGTTCGGCTTTCCCCTGCATTGTTCCAGCCCATCGCTTCCGACGACGTTGCCGCGGCGCTTGCCGATATCGCGCTCGCAGCGCCGGTCAACGGCACGATCGAAGTCGCCGGACCGGAAGCCATGCCGCTCGATGAGGTCGTCAGGCAATTTCTGCGGGCGACAAAGGATGGGCGAAAGGTCGTTCCCGACGTTCACGCCCGCTATTTCGGCGCGTTGCTCGATGACCGATCGCTGACCCCCGGCAATAACCCGCGGCTCGGCGCAATCCGCTTCGAGGATTGGGTCGGCACACAGGCCGGGGTCTGA